From one Bacillus sp. FJAT-42376 genomic stretch:
- a CDS encoding YerC/YecD family TrpR-related protein — MQIDKLRGKELDQLFESVLSLKDLDECYRFFDDLCTVNEIQSLAQRLEVARMLREGFTYHKIETETGASTATISRVKRCLNYGNDAYTMALERIHKQPNES, encoded by the coding sequence ATGCAAATTGATAAACTGCGCGGCAAAGAGCTTGATCAGTTATTTGAATCCGTGCTCTCCCTGAAAGACTTGGACGAGTGCTATCGATTTTTTGATGATTTGTGCACGGTGAATGAAATTCAATCACTGGCACAGCGTCTGGAAGTGGCAAGAATGCTCCGCGAAGGGTTTACGTATCATAAAATTGAAACGGAAACAGGAGCAAGCACCGCAACCATCTCACGCGTCAAGCGCTGCCTGAACTACGGAAATGATGCCTATACAATGGCACTTGAACGGATCCACAAACAGCCAAACGAATCATAA
- a CDS encoding heptaprenylglyceryl phosphate synthase, whose amino-acid sequence MYDVKEWRHAFKLDPDKPITDEDLEKVCESGTDAVIIGGSDHIDEEDILNLMARVRRYLVPCVLEVSTLEAIVPGFDLYFIPTVLNSRDPKWIVELHKNAVKEYGELMDWDEMLVEGYCILNEDCKAAKLTDADTEIDLEDVKAYARMSENMFHLPVFYMEYSGTYGNPQWVQEVSAVLNKTKLFYGGGIASPEQAAEMGSFADTVIVGNIIYDDLKAALKTVSAVKS is encoded by the coding sequence ATGTACGATGTGAAAGAATGGCGCCACGCGTTTAAGCTGGACCCGGACAAGCCGATAACGGATGAAGATCTTGAGAAGGTCTGCGAATCCGGGACAGATGCGGTAATTATTGGCGGAAGCGATCATATAGACGAAGAAGATATTTTAAATCTGATGGCCCGTGTCAGACGGTACCTCGTTCCTTGCGTACTCGAGGTTTCCACTCTTGAAGCCATCGTGCCGGGATTTGATTTGTATTTTATCCCGACTGTGCTGAACAGCCGGGATCCGAAGTGGATTGTAGAGCTCCATAAAAATGCAGTCAAAGAGTACGGGGAACTGATGGATTGGGATGAAATGCTCGTCGAGGGTTATTGCATTTTAAATGAAGACTGCAAGGCAGCGAAGCTAACAGACGCGGATACGGAGATTGATCTTGAAGATGTGAAGGCCTATGCCCGTATGTCTGAAAATATGTTCCACTTGCCGGTCTTTTATATGGAATACAGCGGCACTTATGGAAATCCGCAGTGGGTTCAGGAAGTCAGTGCAGTCCTCAATAAGACGAAATTGTTCTACGGGGGCGGAATCGCATCTCCGGAACAGGCAGCAGAGATGGGAAGCTTTGCAGATACGGTAATAGTGGGAAACATTATTTACGACGATTTGAAGGCAGCACTGAAAACGGTCAGCGCCGTGAAAAGCTGA
- the pcrA gene encoding DNA helicase PcrA encodes MDFIAQQLLNGLNEEQGNAVKATDGPLLIMAGAGSGKTRVLTHRIAYLMAEKRVAPWNILALTFTNKAAREMKERIGRLLGPGADDIWISTFHSMCVRILRRDIDRIGVSRNFSILDSADQLSVVKSILKERNLDPKKYDPRAILGSISSAKNELIDAEEYAKSSTGGMFEQIVSDIYTDYQKKLLKNQSLDFDDLIMTTIRLFERVPEVLEFYQRKFQYIHVDEYQDTNRAQYLLVKMMASRFRNLCVVGDSDQSIYAWRGADISNILSFEKDYPNAEVIMLEQNYRSTQRILNAANQVIQNNSNRKPKNLWTENDEGTKITYYRADSESAEGQFVAGKIKELYDQGKRKFSDCAILYRTNAQSRVMEEILIKSNIQYQIVGGIKFYDRKEIKDLLAYLRMIANPDDDISFARIVNVPKRGIGATSIDRVAGYAANNDLSMYQAIHEVDFIGLPAKATNALIEFRDLIRNLTGMQDYLSVTELTEEILERSGYREMLKTEKSIEAQSRLENIDEFLSVTQNFEKNNEDKSLVSFLTDLALIADIDSLSEEEQEQQDAVVLMTLHSAKGLEFPVVFLMGMEEGVFPHSRSLMEEGEMEEERRLAYVGITRAEEELYLTNAQMRTLFGRTNMNPESRFIAEIPEELLENLNEKRKAMTTPFGNTKRDRKVMAQVKRPVKASTGGEGFDWGVGDKAEHKKWGTGTVVSVKGEGDSKELDIAFPSPVGIKRLLAAFAPIKKG; translated from the coding sequence TTGGATTTTATAGCGCAGCAGCTATTAAATGGATTGAATGAAGAACAGGGGAATGCCGTAAAGGCGACGGACGGTCCCCTTTTAATCATGGCAGGAGCGGGAAGCGGAAAAACGAGGGTGCTTACTCACCGGATTGCCTATCTTATGGCAGAGAAGCGGGTTGCTCCGTGGAACATTCTTGCCCTGACCTTTACGAACAAAGCGGCTCGGGAAATGAAAGAGCGGATCGGGCGCCTGCTCGGACCGGGGGCAGACGATATCTGGATCTCCACGTTCCACTCCATGTGTGTCCGTATTTTAAGAAGAGACATCGACCGCATCGGAGTCAGCCGGAATTTCTCCATTCTGGATTCAGCAGACCAGCTGTCGGTCGTTAAATCCATCCTGAAGGAACGGAACCTTGATCCGAAAAAATACGATCCAAGGGCGATTCTCGGTTCGATCAGCAGTGCGAAAAATGAACTGATTGATGCAGAGGAGTATGCTAAATCCTCAACAGGAGGAATGTTCGAGCAGATCGTAAGTGATATTTACACAGATTATCAAAAAAAGCTTCTGAAAAACCAGTCGCTTGATTTTGACGACCTCATTATGACAACCATCCGGCTGTTTGAACGAGTGCCGGAAGTGCTTGAGTTTTATCAGCGGAAGTTCCAGTACATTCATGTGGATGAGTATCAGGATACGAACCGGGCCCAGTACCTGCTTGTCAAAATGATGGCGTCCAGGTTCCGGAATCTGTGCGTAGTAGGGGACTCGGATCAGTCCATCTATGCATGGCGCGGAGCGGATATCTCCAACATTCTTTCCTTCGAAAAAGACTATCCGAATGCAGAAGTGATTATGCTTGAACAAAACTACCGCTCCACACAGAGAATTTTGAATGCAGCGAATCAGGTTATTCAAAACAACTCGAACCGCAAGCCGAAAAACTTGTGGACGGAAAACGATGAGGGGACGAAAATCACGTATTACCGCGCGGACTCTGAATCGGCCGAGGGGCAGTTTGTGGCAGGCAAAATTAAAGAGCTTTACGATCAGGGCAAAAGAAAATTCTCCGACTGTGCGATTCTATACCGGACGAATGCCCAGTCACGGGTGATGGAGGAAATCCTGATTAAGTCAAACATCCAGTACCAGATTGTCGGAGGCATTAAGTTCTACGACAGAAAAGAGATTAAGGACTTGCTTGCCTATCTCCGCATGATTGCCAATCCCGATGATGACATCAGTTTTGCCCGGATTGTAAATGTGCCGAAGCGGGGAATCGGGGCCACCTCGATCGACCGGGTGGCCGGCTATGCGGCGAATAACGACCTGTCCATGTATCAGGCCATTCACGAAGTTGATTTTATCGGTCTGCCAGCAAAAGCGACGAATGCCCTGATCGAATTCCGGGACTTGATCCGCAACCTTACTGGAATGCAGGATTACTTATCTGTTACGGAATTAACAGAAGAAATTTTAGAGAGATCCGGCTACAGAGAAATGCTGAAGACGGAAAAAAGCATTGAGGCGCAGAGCCGTCTTGAAAATATTGACGAGTTTTTATCTGTTACGCAAAACTTTGAGAAAAACAACGAAGACAAAAGCCTCGTCTCATTCCTGACCGACCTCGCCCTGATCGCCGATATCGATTCTTTAAGCGAGGAAGAGCAGGAACAGCAGGATGCGGTCGTACTGATGACTCTTCACTCAGCAAAAGGACTGGAATTCCCGGTCGTTTTCCTGATGGGGATGGAGGAGGGCGTGTTCCCTCACAGCCGTTCTCTTATGGAAGAAGGCGAGATGGAAGAAGAGCGCCGGCTTGCTTATGTAGGGATTACGAGAGCGGAGGAAGAACTGTATTTAACAAACGCTCAAATGAGGACCCTTTTCGGACGGACGAACATGAATCCGGAATCCCGTTTTATTGCGGAAATACCTGAAGAATTATTGGAAAACCTAAATGAGAAAAGAAAAGCCATGACGACTCCGTTCGGAAACACGAAGCGTGACCGGAAAGTTATGGCGCAGGTGAAACGTCCGGTGAAAGCATCCACCGGAGGAGAAGGCTTTGACTGGGG